One Candidatus Binatia bacterium DNA window includes the following coding sequences:
- a CDS encoding glutathione S-transferase N-terminal domain-containing protein: MIDLYTSQTPNGWKASIMLEEIGIPYEVHPINLGAGDQKKPEYLLINPNGRIPTIVDRDEGNFAVFESGAILVYLAEKTGKLMPADRRGRSTVMQWVMFQMGGIGPMQGQANVFFRYFPEKLPSVISRYHNETKRLYEVLEKRLEGREFLCDDYSIADIATWPWVRIHAWAGIEIDDLPNVQQWIERIAARPAVQRGVEIPKPQAQRTDDDVVKAAQSILQR; encoded by the coding sequence ATGATCGACCTGTACACTTCGCAGACTCCCAACGGCTGGAAAGCCTCGATCATGCTCGAGGAGATCGGCATTCCCTACGAGGTGCATCCGATCAACCTCGGCGCCGGCGACCAGAAGAAGCCCGAGTACCTGCTGATCAATCCGAACGGCCGGATCCCGACCATCGTCGATCGCGACGAAGGCAACTTCGCGGTGTTCGAGTCCGGTGCGATCCTCGTCTATCTGGCCGAAAAGACCGGCAAGCTGATGCCGGCCGACCGTCGCGGACGATCGACGGTGATGCAGTGGGTGATGTTCCAGATGGGAGGCATCGGCCCGATGCAGGGCCAGGCCAACGTGTTCTTCCGTTATTTCCCCGAAAAGCTCCCGTCGGTGATCTCGCGCTACCACAACGAGACCAAGCGCCTGTACGAAGTGCTCGAGAAGCGCCTGGAGGGCCGCGAGTTCCTCTGCGACGACTACTCGATCGCCGACATCGCCACCTGGCCGTGGGTGCGCATCCACGCGTGGGCCGGAATCGAGATCGACGACCTGCCGAACGTGCAGCAATGGATCGAGAGGATCGCTGCGCGGCCCGCGGTCCAGCGCGGCGTCGAGATCCCGAAGCCGCAGGCGCAAAGAACCGACGACGACGTCGTCAAAGCCGCCCAGAGCATCCTGCAGAGATGA